The following proteins come from a genomic window of Spea bombifrons isolate aSpeBom1 chromosome 10, aSpeBom1.2.pri, whole genome shotgun sequence:
- the LOC128467425 gene encoding 40S ribosomal protein S3a-like, with protein ICESGESRVIYPCREAHVDVKTTDGYLLCLFCVGFTKKRNNQIRKTSYAQHQQVRQIRKKMMEIMTREVQTNDLKEVVNKLIPDSIGKDIEKACQSIYPLHDVYVRKVKMLKKPKFELGKLMKLHGEGGGAGKPAGDETGAKVERADGYEPPLQESV; from the coding sequence atatgtgagtcaggagaaagcagggtcatatatccatgcAGAGAGGCTCACGTTGATGTGAAGACCACAGATGGCTACCTACTTTGCCTATTCTGTGTTGGATTCACCAAAAAGCGTAACAACCAGATTAGAAAGACTTCTTATGCCCAGCATCAGCAAGTGCGTCAGATCCGCAAGAAGATGATGGAAATCATGACTCGTGAAGTGCAGACAAATGACTTGAAAGAAGTTGTTAACAAGCTAATTCCAGACAGTATCGGCAAAGACATTGAAAAGGCCTGCCAGTCCATCTATCCTCTACATGATGTGTATGTACGCAAAGTGAAGATGctgaaaaagccaaagtttgAGCTGGGCAAACTTATGAAACTACATGGTGAAGGCGGTGGTGCTGGGAAGCCTGCAGGAGATGAGACAGGCGCCAAAGTAGAGCGGGCTGATGGATATGAACCCCCACTTCAGGAATCTGTCTGA